The segment ATCTTTTACTCAATTCAATAAACGGGGGCAAAAAGTAATATTATGGGTAGATGATGCAAACGGGGTACAAAATGAGACAATGTACAAACCTGTTCCTTTTTATATGAGCAGCCGTGGGTACGGAATTTTTATGCATACTTCCTCCCCCATTACAGTCGACTTTGGGAAATATTTTAATGCAGCTAATAATATGATGATAGGTGACGATGTGGCCGATCTTTTCTTCTTTCTTGGGGAACCAAAAGATGTACTTGATGAATATACAAACCTCATAAGTAAAGCAGAAATGCCACCTTTGTGGTCTTTCGGATTTTGGATGAGCCGAATTACCTATTTTTCTGAAAAAGAAGGACGTGAGATTGCTTCCAATCTTCGGAAATATAAGATCCCCAGTGATGTGATCCACTTTGATCTACAGCTGGTTTGACGTAGATTGGAGAAATAACTATGAGTTTGCCGCAGATCGTTTTGAGGATCCGGTTGATATGATGAAAGACATGAAAAAGGATGGATTTCATGTATCGCTTTGGCAATTGCCATATTTTACTCCCCAAAACACCTTATTTAAGGAAATAATTGAGCAAGGGCTTGCCGTGAAAGATAGGAAAGGAAATATTCCATTTGAAGATGCAGTATTAGATTTTTCAAATCCAGAAGCCGTTAACTGGTACCAGGATAAACTAAAACATTTATTTGATCAGGGAGTGGGAGTCTTTAAAGTTGATTTTGGAGAAGCTGCCCCGGCAACTGGTATATATCATTCTGGTCGTACGGGATTCTACGAGCATAATTTATATCCATTACGCTACAATAAAGCCGTGGCGGAATTAACTAAAAAAGAAAAGGGTTACTCCCTCATTTGGGCCCGTAGTACCTGGTGCTTAGGCCAACGTTATCCCCTGCACTGGGGAGGAGATGCGGCAACTACAAATACAGCAATGTCCGCTACCCTTCGCGGCGGACTTTCCCTTGGTTTAAGTGGTTTTAGCTTTTGGAGCCATGACGTGGGTGGTTTCGTAACTGCCGCCCCGGAAGGTCTCTATAGAAGATGGACTCCATTTGGTATGCTCTCTTCCCATGTGAGGAGTCACGGAGAACCACCTACTGAGCCATGGCTTTACAACGAGAGCTTCCTTGAAGCTTTTAGAGAAGCAGATAATATGAGATATGAATTAATGCCTTATATCTACGCTCAGGCTAAAGCGAGTGCAGAGCAGGGATTACCAATGATGCGTGCCTTATTTATTGAATTTCCCAATGATCCAGGGTCCTGGTTAATTGATGATCAATACCTCTTTGGCTCCAGTATGCTGGTTGCCCCGCTTTTTGAAGAAATAACAGAGCGGGAAGTATATCTTCCACCAGGAAGATGGATAGATTACCAAACCTGCGAAATTTACGACAGCGGCTGGCATACCATAAAGGCGGGTGAGATACCTATAATTGCTTTAATAAAAGATGGAACAGTAATCCCGCACATCGGGCTGGCCCAATCCACGCAGGCAATGGATTGGAAAAATCTTCATCTCAAGGTTTATGCAAATGATAGTACCAATTCTGCAACTGGAAAAGTGTTCTTACCAGGAGGAGAAAAGGTTGAGACCATAACCGTCTCAAAAAAAGGAAATTCCTTTGAAGTTTTAGAAAACCCACTTTCTGGAAAAACCTCATTTAAAACGGAGTGGAAGAAATAAATTAAAGTTCCCTATCTGTACAAATGAAATGGGTAGCAATAATAATAGTATTAAAATGATTAGAAAATTAAACATAATTCCCGCGCTTTTGTTCTCCCTTATAGTTGTTGGTCAACAGGAAAAAAGTTACAGGATCAATTCACCCGGAGGATTAAACGAAATATCTTTTAATCTGGAAAATGAGAAGCCCAGGTATTCAGTTTCACATGGGAATATTGAAGTCATAATGCCTTCACAATTAGGATTTGTGTTTAGAAATAATGACTCCTTAAGTAAAAATTTCAAAGTCACAGGTGTGGAAAAAGCCACCTATGACAATACATGGAAACAGGGGTGGGGAGAGAAACAAAACATAAGGAACCATTATAATGAAATGCTTGTAAACCTTCAGGAGAAGGGCGGAAAGCAGAGAAAGCTACAGGTGCAGTTTCGTGCATTTGATGATGGAATAGCATTTAGGTATATTTTTCCGGAGCAGGGAATTGTAGATAGTATATTTATTATGGATGAACTCACCACCTTCAACCTTAAAGATGATGGCAAAGCCTGGTGGATCCCCGCTTACCACGAGCAACGATACGAAAATCTTTATAAAGCTTCTCAAATAAGTGATCTGGATACTGTTCACACTCCTCTCACTATAGAAAGTAAAAGCGGGCTTGCTTTAAGTTTTCATGAAGCTAACCTCACCGATTTTGCAAGTTATACGCTCTATGCGGAAGGTGGATCGAAATTGAAAATTGATCTTGTACCCTGGGCAGACGGAATTAAAGTACGTACAGTGAAATCTTTTACGACGCCCTGGAGAACCTTGCAAATAGGTGAGCAGCCAAAAGATCTTATTACATCCTACCTTATTCTCAACTTAAATGAACCCAGTAAAATTGAAGATACAAGCTGGATCGAACCCTTTAAATATATTGGCATCTGGTGGGGAATGCATATTGGAAAATACACTTTTTGGGAAGGAGAAAATCAGGGTGCCACTACGAGCAATGCAAAGGAACATATAGATTATGCAAAACAGCTAGGTATAGACCATCTACTAATAGAAGGATGGAACAAGGGCTGGACTCCCTCGTGGTATCAAAATGCTATGCACACTTTTAACTTCACAGAGGAAGCAGATAATTTCAGTCTTAAACAAGTAACAGATTATGCCGCAGAAAACGGAGTGCGAATTATTGGTTATCATGAAACAGGATCTAATATAAATAATTATCTAAAGCAGGTTGATAGTGCCTTTGCCCTTTACAACAGGATGGGTATTCACGATGTAAAGATTGGCCATGTGGGTTCAAAACTTAATATGAAGGAATGGCATCATGGACAGTATGGAGTGCGATATTTCAGGTACATACTGGAAAAGGCTGCTGAGCATAAATTAACTGTGTTCTTCCATGAACCCATAAAGGATACAGGGGAGCGCAGAACCTATCCTAATATGATGGCACGAGAGGGGGCCCGTGGTATTGAGTATAATGCCTGGAGTGAAGGAAACCCACCAGATCACGTCACTATTCTTCCTTTCACCCGGTTCCTTGCTAAGCCCAATGGATTTTACTGCAGGAATATTTGATGTGGAAATAAGCCAGGGTTATCCCGGTAGAAATGTACATTCCACCACTGCTAAACAGCTTGCCTTGCTGGTAACTGTTTTTTCTCCCATACAAATGCTGGCCGACCTGCCCGAAAATTATGTAGATAAACCTGCTTTTCAGTTCCTTCTCGATGTACTTGTAAATTGGGAGGACACACAAATATTGAATGGCGAAATTGGGAAATACATTACCACAGTGAGAAAAGATCTTAATAGTGACGATTGGTACCTGGGAAGTATTACTAATGAGGAGAGTCGCGCACTTGCTATTTCTTTGTCCTTTCTGGATGAAGGAGCAACTTACGAAGCGCAGGTTTATGCCGATGCCGAAGGAACAGGTTATCGCAATAATCCTATGGAGGTTGTTATAACTAAAAAGAATGTAACTGCAGCCGATAAACTCATTCTAAACCTGGGTGAAAGCGGAGGTACAGCGATAAGATTTAAGAAGTTGTAAGTACAGTTTTTAAAAAATGCAGGTTGTGAAAAAGCAGGTAGCACCAGCTGGAAATCCTCTCCCATGTTGAGGTGAAAACCTCTTCAGTTTATCAACATAAATTAGAATTTATTATATTCTGAAAATTATAAATACGTCATTTCTGCAGAAGATGCTTATCTGGAGAGGGAGTTTAGGAGAAAACCCTATGCGGTTGAAATAGCCGCCAATTCCGAATAAATATCACCTATTGATTAGAGATCTGCTAAGGATAATACAAAGACCTTAGAAATCAGGTACAAGTTAAGGTGCAATATTGTGACTTTTTTATAACTTACACTCTACATCATATTTTCAACTTTATTTTTTATGAAAAAACTTAAATTTTTTGTGTTACTCATCTTTGTTGGAGCAATGTGCTTTGTAAGCTGCTCAGATTCCAAAAAAGAAACAAATAAAGGAATAGCTCTTTTTAATGGAGAAGATTTGCAAGGCTGGACCCAGAAAGGGGGAGAGGCCGTTTATAAAATAGAAGATGACGTCATTATTGGGGAAACTGTTAGCAATACTCCCAATTCCTTTTTAACCACAGATAAAATGTATGATGACTTTATTCTGGAATTAGAATATAAGGTTGATCCCAGCATGAATTCGGGAATTCAGATAAGAAGTAACAGTTTACCGGGGTATCAGGATGGAAGAGTTCACGGTTATCAGGTAGAAATAGATCCTTCAGAAAGGGCTTACAGTGGAGGGATTTATGACGAGGCTAGAAGAGGCTGGCTGGTTAATCTGGATAACAATCAAAAGGCACAACAGGCTTTCAAACAGAATGAATGGAACAAGGTACGTGTGGAAGCTATTGGAGACACTATAAAAACCTGGCTCAATGATGTTCCCGCAGCATATTTAATTGACGATATGACTCCGGAAGGATTTATTGCTTTACAGGTACATAGTATAGGTAATGAAGAGGAGCCGGGGAAACATATTATGTGGAAAAATATTAGGATTATAACCGATAGTTTGAGCTATTATTCACAACCTATGGACATAGAACCTACTAATACAAAAAACAGCCTGACATTGGATGAGAAAAAGAACGGATGGAAACTTTTGTGGGATGGAAAGACAACCGAAGGATGGAAAGGAGCGAGATTGGATAGTTTCCCGCAGCAGGGATGGGAAGTCAATGACGGTATTCTAACAGTTCTCGCAAGCGGTGGTGAGGAATCTGCAGCAGGAGGCGATATAGTTACAGAAAATTTATATGGTGATTTTGAACTGAAGGTTGATTTTAAAATAACCAGCGGTGCAAATAGCGGAATTAAATATTATGTAGATACCGATATTAATAAAGGACCGGGATCTTCTATAGGGCTGGAATATCAAATCTTAGATGATGAGAATCACCCCGATGCAAAGTTAGGAAACCACGAAGGGAGCAGAACAGTTGCGTCACTCTATGATTTAATTCAGGCAGATGTTGATAAACCTATAAAGCCCGTAGGGGAGTGGAATACTGCTTATATAGTATCAAAGGACAAACATGTTGAACACTGGTTAAACGGGGTAAAAGTGCTGGAATATGAAAGAGGAAGCGAAGACTTTAAAAAACTTGTTTCGGAAAGTAAGTATGACCAGTGGCCTAATTTTGGGGAATTAGAAGAAGGGCGAATTTTACTTCAGGATCACGGGGACAGGGTCTCATTCAAAAACATTAAAATAAAGGAATTATAAATGACAACAAGAAGAAAATTTATTTCCGACACAATTTTAGGAGGAGCAGCTGTGGCAATTTCGGGTTCGGCAATGGCAATGCCAGCTAAAAGTTACAGAAGGATTATTGGTTCCAATGAGAGGATTCATGTTGCGATCGCAGGATTGGGAAGGAGAGTAGGAGCCTATTATGAGCCTATAGCTTTAAAGGAAGCCAATGTGGAACTGGTTTACTTATGTGACGTAATGAGGAGCCAGAGAGAAAATGCTCTGAAAAATGTTTCTCAGTTTATCAACTATACCCCAAAAGCTGAGAATGATATTCGAAAAGTCATTGATGATAAAAACGTGGATGCATTAATAAATGCAACTCCTGATCATTGGCACACACCCGGTTCTATAATGGCCATGAAAGGAGGGAAGCACGTGTATGTAGAAAAACCTTCCAGTCATAATATGGAAGAAAATGAATTGATTGTTGCTGCTGCCAAAAAATACGATAAAGTGGTACAAATGGGTAATCAACAGCGGTCTTCAAACCATACTATTGAAGTAATGAAAGATATCCATAGCGGTGCAATTGGAAAACCTTATAAGGCGGTCGCATTTTATGTCAATTCCAGAGGTCCCGTTCCTGTACAAAAAAAGGCACCTAGTTCCTGAAGGTCTGGATTGGGAATTATGGCAGGGTCCGGCTATTCATAGAGATTATACTGCTGAAACTTGGGATTATAACTGGCACTGGTATGGGTGGAATTACGGCACGGCTGAAGCCGGAAATAACGGCACTCATGAATTGGATATAGCGCGTTGGGCCCTGCAGGTTGATTATCCTCAACACGCGAGAGTAGTAGCAGGAAAACGACAATTTAAAGATGACGGGTGGGAAAT is part of the Antarcticibacterium sp. 1MA-6-2 genome and harbors:
- a CDS encoding TIM-barrel domain-containing protein, whose translation is MDLFKNRGGHGYSNEHGRVEILSKPWRVKLYDNKGKMLTSTLHSSDVTNTYTPVLPFSYVRRNSDYSRSMAAVLSLEPGEKIFGLGESFTQFNKRGQKVILWVDDANGVQNETMYKPVPFYMSSRGYGIFMHTSSPITVDFGKYFNAANNMMIGDDVADLFFFLGEPKDVLDEYTNLISKAEMPPLWSFGFWMSRITYFSEKEGREIASNLRKYKIPSDVIHFDLQLV
- a CDS encoding TIM-barrel domain-containing protein — protein: MIYSWFDVDWRNNYEFAADRFEDPVDMMKDMKKDGFHVSLWQLPYFTPQNTLFKEIIEQGLAVKDRKGNIPFEDAVLDFSNPEAVNWYQDKLKHLFDQGVGVFKVDFGEAAPATGIYHSGRTGFYEHNLYPLRYNKAVAELTKKEKGYSLIWARSTWCLGQRYPLHWGGDAATTNTAMSATLRGGLSLGLSGFSFWSHDVGGFVTAAPEGLYRRWTPFGMLSSHVRSHGEPPTEPWLYNESFLEAFREADNMRYELMPYIYAQAKASAEQGLPMMRALFIEFPNDPGSWLIDDQYLFGSSMLVAPLFEEITEREVYLPPGRWIDYQTCEIYDSGWHTIKAGEIPIIALIKDGTVIPHIGLAQSTQAMDWKNLHLKVYANDSTNSATGKVFLPGGEKVETITVSKKGNSFEVLENPLSGKTSFKTEWKK
- a CDS encoding glycoside hydrolase family 97 N-terminal domain-containing protein, coding for MIRKLNIIPALLFSLIVVGQQEKSYRINSPGGLNEISFNLENEKPRYSVSHGNIEVIMPSQLGFVFRNNDSLSKNFKVTGVEKATYDNTWKQGWGEKQNIRNHYNEMLVNLQEKGGKQRKLQVQFRAFDDGIAFRYIFPEQGIVDSIFIMDELTTFNLKDDGKAWWIPAYHEQRYENLYKASQISDLDTVHTPLTIESKSGLALSFHEANLTDFASYTLYAEGGSKLKIDLVPWADGIKVRTVKSFTTPWRTLQIGEQPKDLITSYLILNLNEPSKIEDTSWIEPFKYIGIWWGMHIGKYTFWEGENQGATTSNAKEHIDYAKQLGIDHLLIEGWNKGWTPSWYQNAMHTFNFTEEADNFSLKQVTDYAAENGVRIIGYHETGSNINNYLKQVDSAFALYNRMGIHDVKIGHVGSKLNMKEWHHGQYGVRYFRYILEKAAEHKLTVFFHEPIKDTGERRTYPNMMAREGARGIEYNAWSEGNPPDHVTILPFTRFLAKPNGFYCRNI
- a CDS encoding glycoside hydrolase family 97 C-terminal domain-containing protein, with amino-acid sequence MDFTAGIFDVEISQGYPGRNVHSTTAKQLALLVTVFSPIQMLADLPENYVDKPAFQFLLDVLVNWEDTQILNGEIGKYITTVRKDLNSDDWYLGSITNEESRALAISLSFLDEGATYEAQVYADAEGTGYRNNPMEVVITKKNVTAADKLILNLGESGGTAIRFKKL
- a CDS encoding DUF1080 domain-containing protein, with translation MCFVSCSDSKKETNKGIALFNGEDLQGWTQKGGEAVYKIEDDVIIGETVSNTPNSFLTTDKMYDDFILELEYKVDPSMNSGIQIRSNSLPGYQDGRVHGYQVEIDPSERAYSGGIYDEARRGWLVNLDNNQKAQQAFKQNEWNKVRVEAIGDTIKTWLNDVPAAYLIDDMTPEGFIALQVHSIGNEEEPGKHIMWKNIRIITDSLSYYSQPMDIEPTNTKNSLTLDEKKNGWKLLWDGKTTEGWKGARLDSFPQQGWEVNDGILTVLASGGEESAAGGDIVTENLYGDFELKVDFKITSGANSGIKYYVDTDINKGPGSSIGLEYQILDDENHPDAKLGNHEGSRTVASLYDLIQADVDKPIKPVGEWNTAYIVSKDKHVEHWLNGVKVLEYERGSEDFKKLVSESKYDQWPNFGELEEGRILLQDHGDRVSFKNIKIKEL
- a CDS encoding Gfo/Idh/MocA family protein, whose product is MTTRRKFISDTILGGAAVAISGSAMAMPAKSYRRIIGSNERIHVAIAGLGRRVGAYYEPIALKEANVELVYLCDVMRSQRENALKNVSQFINYTPKAENDIRKVIDDKNVDALINATPDHWHTPGSIMAMKGGKHVYVEKPSSHNMEENELIVAAAKKYDKVVQMGNQQRSSNHTIEVMKDIHSGAIGKPYKAVAFYVNSRGPVPVQKKAPSS